From Streptomyces griseorubiginosus, one genomic window encodes:
- a CDS encoding IclR family transcriptional regulator: MGRLVPAVTRALDILELFLDGDGTLSAPDIVRRLQLPRTTVHELVTTLAARSYIVQVPGQPGRYRLGVRPYQLGSRYAEQLDLAAEGQQVARSVAETCDETVHVAILEGTDVIYIAKVDSTHAVRMVSAAGRRLPAHCTSVGKMLLASLPESQLASRIQNGVPLVAMTPNSITDPGILREALDEIRQRGIAVENRESNPDVSCVAAPVRDRTGQVVAALSISVPMIRWSDDRRAELEQLALKGAAELSERLGHRSLA, translated from the coding sequence GTGGGACGCCTCGTACCTGCCGTGACCCGGGCTCTCGACATTCTCGAGCTCTTCCTCGACGGGGACGGCACGCTCTCCGCCCCCGACATAGTGCGCCGGCTCCAGCTGCCCCGCACCACGGTCCACGAGCTGGTGACCACTCTGGCCGCCCGTTCGTACATCGTCCAGGTGCCGGGCCAGCCGGGACGCTACCGGCTCGGGGTCCGGCCGTACCAGCTCGGCAGCCGCTACGCCGAGCAGCTCGACCTCGCCGCCGAGGGGCAGCAGGTCGCCCGGTCCGTCGCCGAGACCTGTGACGAGACCGTGCACGTGGCGATCCTGGAGGGCACCGACGTCATCTACATCGCCAAGGTCGACTCGACGCACGCGGTGCGGATGGTCTCGGCTGCGGGGCGCCGGCTCCCGGCCCACTGCACCTCCGTCGGCAAGATGCTCCTCGCCTCCCTCCCCGAGTCGCAGCTCGCCTCCCGTATCCAGAACGGCGTCCCGCTGGTCGCCATGACGCCCAACAGCATCACCGACCCCGGCATCCTGCGCGAGGCCCTGGACGAGATCCGGCAGCGCGGCATCGCCGTCGAGAACCGGGAGTCCAACCCGGACGTCTCCTGCGTGGCCGCCCCGGTCCGCGACCGCACCGGCCAGGTCGTCGCCGCGCTCTCCATCTCCGTGCCGATGATCCGCTGGAGCGACGACCGCCGCGCCGAACTCGAGCAGCTCGCCCTCAAGGGCGCCGCCGAACTCTCCGAGCGCCTCGGTCACCGGAGCCTGGCATGA